In Sphingobacterium thalpophilum, a genomic segment contains:
- a CDS encoding ABC transporter ATP-binding protein — MKDLAYLNKYFYKYRWKLVPGVIFVIISNYFGVLPAKVIREAFDLVQENIYLYRLFDGFDRQELIYKVFGTSLLFFGFVVLLLSLLRGIFLFFMRQTIILTSRYIEYDLKNEIYNHYQDLNFGFFRKNNTGDLMSRATEDVNQVRNYLGPAIMYAINTVVLSIMVIYAMYSVNGRLATYALAPIPVLSVIILFVNKIINKRSLKIQKQLAKLSSFVQETFAGIRVIKTYTREQNKMQEFEKESTIYRNTALDLVKVQAVFFPLILLLIGLSTVITIYIGGIEVAKGTVTAGNIAEFIIYVNQLTFPAMSLAWVTSLVQRAAASQKRINEFLQTESPIVNGTATKELAGEIRVDGISFTYPETGIQAIKNISFQIPIGKTLAIIGKTGSGKSTLANLLLRMYDIDKGSIHYDSLEIKNLDFKSLRQQVGFVPQDVFLFSDTIANNIGFGLDHFTQEQVEQAAKDAAVYDNIIAFEDGFETAVGERGVTLSGGQKQRVSIARALIKEPKVLIFDDCLSAVDTKTEETILRSLSRIMKGKTCIFIAHRISTIKNADHILVMDQGEIVEQGTHAELMEKRGEYFELHEKQLLESVEG, encoded by the coding sequence ATGAAGGATCTCGCCTACTTAAATAAGTACTTTTATAAATACCGCTGGAAACTGGTTCCAGGGGTTATTTTTGTTATCATCTCCAACTATTTCGGGGTATTGCCGGCAAAGGTAATTCGCGAAGCATTTGATTTGGTACAGGAAAACATCTATCTATACCGTCTATTTGATGGTTTCGACAGACAGGAACTCATCTACAAGGTATTTGGCACCAGCCTCCTGTTTTTTGGTTTCGTCGTCCTCCTACTGTCGCTCTTGAGGGGCATATTTTTATTCTTTATGCGTCAGACGATTATTTTAACCTCGCGTTATATTGAATACGACCTCAAAAATGAGATCTATAATCACTACCAAGATTTAAACTTCGGTTTCTTTCGGAAGAACAATACCGGAGATCTCATGAGCCGAGCCACCGAAGATGTCAATCAGGTACGTAACTACTTAGGCCCCGCCATCATGTATGCGATCAATACGGTAGTTTTATCGATCATGGTCATCTATGCGATGTATAGCGTCAATGGACGCTTGGCTACTTATGCATTGGCACCAATACCGGTCCTATCGGTTATTATTTTATTTGTCAACAAGATTATTAACAAGCGTAGCTTAAAAATACAGAAACAACTGGCGAAGCTTTCTTCTTTCGTGCAGGAAACTTTTGCAGGTATCCGCGTCATCAAGACCTATACCAGAGAACAAAATAAAATGCAGGAATTTGAGAAGGAAAGTACCATTTACCGCAACACGGCTCTTGATCTCGTCAAAGTACAGGCTGTTTTCTTTCCGCTTATTCTATTGCTTATTGGGCTCAGTACGGTAATCACCATTTATATCGGTGGAATTGAAGTTGCCAAAGGAACAGTAACTGCCGGAAACATCGCTGAGTTTATCATCTATGTCAACCAGTTGACTTTCCCGGCCATGTCTTTGGCTTGGGTTACCTCATTGGTACAACGTGCTGCGGCCTCACAAAAACGCATCAACGAATTCCTTCAAACGGAATCTCCTATTGTTAACGGAACAGCTACCAAAGAACTCGCGGGTGAGATCAGGGTTGATGGAATCTCCTTTACCTATCCCGAAACAGGTATTCAGGCGATTAAAAATATATCGTTCCAAATTCCGATCGGCAAAACACTTGCTATTATCGGAAAAACAGGCTCCGGAAAATCAACGCTGGCCAACTTACTCCTTCGGATGTATGATATCGACAAAGGAAGTATTCATTATGATAGTCTAGAAATTAAAAACCTTGATTTCAAAAGCTTGCGCCAACAAGTTGGATTTGTCCCACAAGATGTTTTCCTATTTTCAGATACCATTGCCAATAATATAGGCTTTGGTTTAGACCACTTTACACAGGAACAAGTGGAACAGGCCGCCAAAGATGCCGCTGTATACGACAATATTATAGCTTTTGAAGATGGATTTGAAACTGCCGTTGGGGAACGTGGTGTTACCCTCTCCGGTGGACAAAAACAACGGGTATCCATCGCACGCGCTTTAATTAAGGAACCCAAAGTATTGATTTTTGATGACTGTCTTTCCGCCGTGGATACAAAAACAGAAGAAACAATTCTCCGTTCGCTAAGCCGCATCATGAAAGGCAAGACCTGTATTTTTATTGCCCATCGCATCTCGACGATCAAGAATGCAGACCATATATTGGTGATGGATCAAGGCGAAATTGTAGAACAGGGTACACATGCTGAATTGATGGAGAAAAGAGGTGAATATTTTGAACTCCATGAAAAGCAATTACTGGAAAGTGTCGAAGGATAA
- a CDS encoding Glu/Leu/Phe/Val dehydrogenase, with product MSTSQNSIFELMSQSGHQNLFFCNDELVGLKAIVAIHDTTLGPAIGGVRMLPYESTEEAIEDALRLSKAITYKSAITGLNLGGGSAVIIGNSRLDKSEVLLRRLGQFIEGLNGNFIASLDVGTTQRDLEHIYTETDHVAGLPKAIHGSGVGDPSIFAAQGVYFGIKACLKELYGSENVAGKKVIVHGVGGVGERLIAMLREENARVYVSDITEEKMLKVAAKYKAEPIPYGEVFDHEFDVYSPCALGGTVNPESAQKMQCKIIAGSANNQLKDEHVTSSILHERGILYAPDYLINAGALIGCYSEIQNYGVDHTEFVIKNIYNATRDVLKKSKEENISTFEAANRIAEKRIQDIKKIKR from the coding sequence ATGTCAACATCTCAAAATTCTATTTTTGAATTGATGAGCCAGTCTGGCCATCAAAACTTATTTTTCTGTAATGATGAATTGGTGGGCTTGAAAGCTATCGTTGCGATCCATGATACAACCTTAGGGCCAGCGATAGGAGGGGTTCGTATGTTACCTTACGAAAGTACAGAAGAAGCTATTGAGGATGCTTTACGTTTATCCAAGGCCATTACGTATAAATCAGCCATCACTGGATTGAATTTAGGCGGTGGTAGTGCTGTTATTATTGGGAATAGCCGTTTGGACAAATCTGAGGTTTTATTGCGCCGTTTGGGCCAGTTTATTGAAGGATTGAATGGAAATTTCATTGCTTCTTTGGATGTAGGTACCACACAACGCGATTTAGAACATATTTATACCGAAACTGACCATGTTGCTGGTTTACCAAAAGCAATTCATGGCAGTGGTGTCGGTGATCCTTCGATCTTTGCAGCTCAGGGTGTTTATTTTGGTATAAAAGCCTGTTTAAAGGAATTGTACGGATCGGAAAATGTTGCTGGTAAAAAAGTTATTGTGCATGGCGTCGGTGGAGTTGGTGAGCGTTTAATTGCAATGTTACGTGAAGAGAATGCGCGTGTATATGTCAGCGATATTACGGAAGAAAAAATGTTGAAAGTAGCGGCCAAGTACAAAGCTGAGCCAATACCTTACGGTGAAGTATTTGATCACGAATTTGACGTATATTCTCCCTGTGCATTAGGTGGTACGGTAAATCCAGAATCCGCGCAGAAAATGCAATGTAAAATTATTGCCGGTTCGGCGAATAATCAATTGAAAGACGAACATGTTACAAGTTCTATCCTTCATGAAAGAGGTATATTATACGCCCCTGACTATTTGATCAACGCCGGTGCATTAATTGGCTGTTATTCGGAAATTCAAAATTATGGCGTAGATCACACTGAATTTGTGATCAAAAATATTTATAATGCGACTAGAGACGTATTGAAAAAATCAAAAGAAGAGAATATTTCTACTTTTGAAGCGGCTAATCGCATCGCGGAGAAGCGTATCCAGGATATTAAAAAAATCAAGAGATAG